From a single Bacillus sp. NEB1478 genomic region:
- a CDS encoding rod shape-determining protein, producing the protein MLTRDVGIDLGTANVLIYVKGKGIVLDEPSVVAIDTNTGKALAVGEEARRMVGRTPGNIVAIRPLKDGVIADFEVTEQMLKHFINKIKVKGVFAKPRILICTPTNITSVEQKAIREAAQKCGAKHIFLEEEPKVAAIGAGMDIFQPSGNMVVDIGGGTTDIAVLSMGDIVTSSSIKMAGDKFDAEILQYIKKEYKLLIGERTAENIKLNVATVYPGAREEELEIRGRDMVSGLPRTITVHSREIQKALMEPVMVLVQAAKSVLEKTPPELSADIIDRGIMLTGGGALLHGIDKLFAEELKVPVLIAEEPMRAVAQGTGLMLEHMDKIAKRKVF; encoded by the coding sequence ATGCTTACAAGGGACGTTGGAATTGACCTTGGTACCGCTAATGTACTGATTTACGTAAAAGGAAAAGGGATCGTACTCGATGAACCATCAGTCGTCGCGATCGACACGAACACTGGGAAAGCGCTTGCTGTTGGAGAAGAAGCACGCCGCATGGTAGGTCGTACACCAGGTAATATCGTAGCGATTCGCCCGTTGAAAGACGGCGTTATCGCAGATTTTGAAGTAACAGAGCAAATGCTGAAACACTTTATTAACAAAATTAAAGTGAAGGGCGTGTTTGCCAAACCAAGAATCTTAATCTGCACACCGACTAACATCACGTCTGTTGAGCAAAAAGCCATTAGAGAAGCGGCGCAAAAGTGCGGCGCGAAGCATATCTTTTTAGAAGAAGAGCCTAAAGTAGCTGCGATCGGGGCGGGGATGGATATCTTCCAGCCGAGCGGTAATATGGTTGTGGACATCGGTGGTGGCACAACTGATATTGCTGTCTTGAGTATGGGCGATATTGTCACCTCCTCTTCTATTAAAATGGCAGGGGACAAGTTCGATGCTGAAATTCTTCAGTACATAAAGAAGGAATATAAGCTATTGATCGGTGAACGTACGGCTGAAAACATTAAGCTGAACGTGGCGACAGTCTATCCTGGTGCTCGTGAAGAAGAGCTTGAAATCCGCGGACGCGACATGGTTTCTGGATTGCCGCGCACGATCACAGTGCATTCAAGAGAGATTCAAAAGGCATTAATGGAGCCTGTAATGGTCCTTGTACAAGCAGCGAAAAGCGTTTTGGAGAAAACACCACCAGAACTTTCAGCTGACATCATCGACCGCGGCATCATGCTGACTGGCGGAGGAGCCCTCCTTCACGGAATCGATAAGTTATTTGCCGAAGAGTTAAAAGTACCTGTATTGATTGCAGAAGAGCCAATGAGAGCAGTAGCACAAGGAACTGGCTTAATGCTTGAACATATGGATAAAATCGCGAAAAGAAAAGTGTTTTAA
- the spoIIID gene encoding sporulation transcriptional regulator SpoIIID — translation MHDYIKERTIKIGRYIVETRKTVRMIAKEFGVSKSTVHKDLTERLPEINPDLANNVKEILEYHKSIRHLRGGEATRVKYKKGAEEVVQ, via the coding sequence GTGCACGATTACATCAAAGAGCGAACCATCAAGATAGGACGGTATATCGTGGAGACAAGAAAGACAGTTCGCATGATCGCAAAAGAATTCGGGGTTTCCAAAAGCACGGTGCATAAAGACCTCACCGAGCGGCTGCCTGAAATTAATCCAGATCTTGCAAATAACGTAAAAGAAATCCTCGAATACCATAAGTCCATCCGCCACTTAAGGGGTGGAGAAGCAACGCGCGTAAAATATAAAAAAGGCGCAGAGGAAGTTGTTCAATAA